One segment of Falco rusticolus isolate bFalRus1 chromosome 3, bFalRus1.pri, whole genome shotgun sequence DNA contains the following:
- the LOC119144299 gene encoding interferon alpha-inducible protein 27-like protein 2A produces MKNKVKGAAIGATVGVGVALFGVPAGVCVLGFKATGIAAGSLAAKMMSAAAIANNGAVAAGSTVAVLQSIGAGGFSLGAKIGLMSTLGPLGAVAGSRLFNWKKTSGDKPK; encoded by the exons atgaaaaacaaagtcaaaGGAGCCGCCATCGGAGCCACTGTCGGAGTAG GGGTGGCCCTCTTTGGCGTCCCCGCGGGCGTCTGTGTGCTGGGCTTTAAGGCGACCGGCATCGCCGCTGGGTCCCTGGCTGCCAAGATGATGTCAGCAGCTGCCATAGCCAACAACGGAGCAGTGGCGGCCGGCAGCACCGTGGCCGTGCTGCAGTCGATTg gagctggaggtTTTTCTCTTGGTGCCAAAATCGGGCTGATGTCTACCCTGGGGCCGCTCGGTGCAGTGGCCGGTTCCAGGCTGTTCAACTGGAAGAAAACTTCAGGTGACAAACCCAAGTGA